A single genomic interval of uncultured Desulfobulbus sp. harbors:
- a CDS encoding TlpA disulfide reductase family protein: protein MKHAVFKTLLILCLLLLPVTLYAVQEGQQLIPFKGTDLDGHAIDLSQSIGSKPVVLVFWASWCPSCRSEVPKINQLAEKYQSRGMEFVAVNVGYNDSVERAQAFARKTQMHYPAYFDGSGKVTEAYQLIGVPTIIVADKHGVIRFRNYMAPDISEETFSRLTAN from the coding sequence ATGAAACACGCTGTATTCAAGACCCTGCTGATTCTTTGTCTTCTTCTCCTGCCTGTGACCCTGTATGCGGTGCAGGAAGGACAGCAGTTGATTCCATTCAAGGGCACGGATCTTGACGGTCATGCGATCGATCTTTCCCAGAGTATCGGCAGTAAACCGGTGGTCCTCGTTTTTTGGGCATCCTGGTGTCCGAGTTGCCGTTCTGAGGTGCCGAAGATCAACCAGCTTGCCGAAAAATATCAAAGCCGCGGAATGGAATTTGTGGCGGTAAATGTGGGCTACAACGATTCGGTGGAGCGTGCTCAGGCCTTTGCGCGCAAGACACAGATGCACTACCCGGCCTATTTCGATGGATCCGGCAAGGTGACGGAGGCGTACCAGCTCATTGGTGTGCCGACCATCATTGTTGCGGACAAGCACGGTGTGATCCGTTTTCGCAACTACATGGCACCGGATATCAGCGAGGAGACCTTTTCCCGTTTGACGGCGAACTGA
- a CDS encoding cytochrome d ubiquinol oxidase subunit II, which produces MIEQLDYSTLQHLWWLLCSVVGALFLFLTFVQGGQSLLWQVAKTQTEKDLVINSLGRKWELTFTTLVLFGGALFASFPKFYSTSFGGAYWVWIAILFTFIVQAVSYEYRRKPWNILGSLVYEGFLFINGVVGILLIGAAVGTFFTGSNFQLDSNNFVTWTHPLRGLEAALSPSLSSIFNIAMGLFLVFNARTLGAMYLINNIELGEAPELGPRLRKACWQNLILSLPFCLIIVGSLLFMRGYGIIDEQGTIGVVSFKYLFNLLANPWLLLLLLAGLALVIFGAWKTVKTDSTTGIWFGGLGTVLVGLCVLLLPAYNNTAFYPSKADLQSSLTIYNASSSPYTLKVMTYVALGIPLVLAYIAYVWWSMNRTKIKIEDTGDRAAY; this is translated from the coding sequence ATGATCGAACAACTGGATTACTCAACCCTGCAGCACCTCTGGTGGCTGCTCTGTTCCGTGGTCGGGGCCCTGTTTCTCTTTCTCACCTTTGTCCAGGGCGGCCAGAGCCTGCTGTGGCAGGTGGCCAAGACCCAGACCGAAAAAGATCTGGTGATCAACTCCCTGGGGCGCAAGTGGGAGCTGACCTTCACCACTCTGGTCCTCTTCGGCGGCGCCCTGTTCGCCTCCTTTCCCAAGTTCTACTCCACCTCCTTTGGCGGCGCCTACTGGGTGTGGATCGCCATTCTCTTTACCTTTATCGTTCAGGCGGTCAGCTACGAGTATCGGCGTAAACCCTGGAACATTCTCGGCAGCCTGGTCTATGAGGGATTTCTCTTCATCAACGGTGTGGTCGGCATCCTCCTTATCGGCGCGGCGGTCGGCACCTTTTTCACCGGTTCCAACTTTCAGCTCGACTCCAACAACTTCGTCACCTGGACCCATCCCCTACGCGGGTTGGAGGCGGCACTGAGCCCCTCGCTCTCCTCGATCTTCAACATCGCCATGGGACTGTTCCTGGTGTTCAATGCCCGCACCCTCGGCGCCATGTACCTGATCAACAACATCGAGTTGGGCGAAGCCCCAGAGCTTGGTCCCCGCCTGCGCAAGGCCTGCTGGCAGAACCTGATCCTCTCCCTGCCGTTTTGTCTCATCATCGTCGGCTCCCTGCTGTTCATGCGCGGCTACGGCATCATCGACGAGCAGGGCACCATCGGCGTGGTCAGCTTCAAGTATCTGTTCAACCTGCTGGCCAATCCCTGGTTGCTGCTCCTGTTGCTTGCAGGACTGGCTCTGGTGATCTTCGGTGCCTGGAAAACCGTCAAGACCGATTCCACCACAGGTATCTGGTTTGGTGGACTGGGAACGGTTCTGGTCGGGCTTTGTGTACTGCTCCTGCCGGCGTACAACAACACGGCCTTCTACCCGTCCAAGGCGGATCTGCAGTCGAGTCTGACCATCTACAACGCCTCGTCAAGCCCCTACACCCTCAAGGTGATGACCTATGTTGCCCTGGGCATCCCTCTTGTGCTGGCCTACATCGCCTATGTGTGGTGGTCGATGAACCGCACCAAGATCAAGATCGAGGATACCGGTGATCGCGCCGCCTATTAA
- a CDS encoding TolC family protein → MQRIIVALLFILLGLQGGNSYAASANHPAANLTQIKVLDLKTAQEMALSANPNMAAAQARIEQARARVRQAAASWWPSLDLGAGAARQRLSDYQHNYNQQIANLWGATVDQNQENYSAGLQATWVLFDGFYRTFNEQRAVFDEQSNAAALTDSQRLLVNSVAEAFLNAQLARTKIDIAQADKTFYLRQLEDAQNRYDVGAGPWGDVLNIKVQVNSAKTSLIMAQREFEAVGYGLAALMGLDDATLPSHLQLQPLDRTYPITPSKENVDTLIKEALAARPDIRQLEMTVKQADAAKGMAKAPFYPKVQVAGSLDGAREGDPGLGEDYFGHTLGVNMSWNLYAGGADKARMIESEQAKREAVYTLASLRNSVAAEIRQNLALLAAAEDQVRLQRETVKLVQENRDLAKNEYEAGESSLVRLNEAQRDLTTTYGRFAQALVSYQVQKQRLLAATGRNLADLNRPKKQ, encoded by the coding sequence ATGCAGCGGATCATTGTAGCCCTTCTCTTTATCCTTCTTGGCCTGCAAGGCGGCAACAGCTACGCGGCCTCAGCCAACCATCCGGCTGCGAATCTCACCCAGATCAAGGTGCTTGACCTGAAAACCGCCCAGGAGATGGCGCTCAGCGCCAATCCGAATATGGCCGCAGCTCAGGCTCGGATCGAACAGGCCAGGGCCAGGGTGCGCCAGGCTGCGGCCAGCTGGTGGCCGAGCCTGGATCTCGGTGCGGGGGCTGCACGACAGCGCCTTTCCGATTATCAGCACAACTACAATCAACAGATTGCGAACCTGTGGGGCGCTACTGTCGACCAAAACCAGGAAAACTATAGCGCCGGACTCCAGGCCACCTGGGTCCTGTTCGACGGTTTTTACCGCACCTTCAATGAGCAGCGGGCGGTCTTTGATGAACAGTCCAACGCCGCTGCCCTGACCGACAGCCAGCGTCTGCTGGTCAACTCCGTGGCCGAGGCCTTTCTCAATGCCCAACTGGCGCGGACCAAAATAGATATCGCCCAGGCTGACAAGACCTTCTACCTCCGTCAGCTCGAGGATGCGCAGAACCGCTACGATGTCGGTGCGGGCCCCTGGGGCGATGTTCTCAACATCAAGGTCCAGGTCAACTCCGCGAAAACCTCACTTATCATGGCCCAGCGGGAATTCGAGGCTGTTGGTTACGGTCTGGCTGCCCTGATGGGGCTTGACGACGCCACCCTGCCCTCCCATCTCCAGCTGCAGCCACTTGACCGCACATATCCCATAACGCCTTCCAAGGAAAACGTGGACACCCTCATCAAGGAAGCCCTGGCGGCTCGCCCGGATATACGTCAGCTGGAAATGACAGTGAAGCAGGCCGATGCCGCCAAGGGGATGGCCAAGGCACCCTTCTATCCAAAGGTCCAGGTGGCCGGTTCGCTTGATGGGGCACGGGAGGGAGATCCAGGACTGGGTGAGGATTATTTCGGCCATACCCTGGGCGTCAACATGAGTTGGAATCTCTATGCCGGCGGGGCCGACAAGGCGCGGATGATTGAAAGCGAGCAGGCGAAACGGGAAGCGGTCTATACCCTGGCCAGTTTACGCAACTCCGTGGCCGCAGAGATCCGGCAGAACCTGGCCCTGCTTGCTGCAGCGGAAGATCAGGTCCGCCTGCAGCGGGAAACCGTCAAACTTGTCCAGGAAAACCGGGATCTGGCAAAAAACGAATATGAAGCCGGAGAATCCTCGCTGGTTCGACTCAACGAGGCCCAGCGCGATCTGACCACCACCTACGGACGTTTTGCCCAGGCGCTGGTTTCCTACCAGGTGCAGAAGCAACGCCTGTTGGCGGCCACCGGACGCAACCTGGCGGACTTGAATCGTCCCAAAAAACAATGA
- a CDS encoding DUF4492 domain-containing protein, producing the protein MNGNQYTQHNVPLRILHFYRDGFRQMTVGRTLWKIIGIKVFILFAVVKYFFFPDFLATAFPTDSQRADYVMEQLTQPAQGYIPTPR; encoded by the coding sequence ATGAACGGCAACCAGTACACACAACACAACGTGCCCCTGCGCATTCTCCATTTCTACCGAGATGGATTCAGGCAGATGACCGTGGGCCGAACCCTGTGGAAAATTATTGGAATCAAGGTATTTATTCTCTTTGCGGTTGTAAAATATTTTTTCTTTCCCGATTTCCTCGCAACTGCATTTCCAACCGATTCGCAACGGGCCGACTATGTCATGGAGCAACTGACACAGCCAGCCCAAGGTTATATACCAACCCCCCGTTAA
- a CDS encoding cytochrome ubiquinol oxidase subunit I, translating into MIENLDLGMVNWARAQFALTAMYHWLFVPLTLGITWIIAFYHSIYVKTGSEEWKRLTKFWMKLFGINFAIGVATGIIMEFEFGTNWSNYSWMVGDIFGAPLAIEGIFAFFIEATFFAVMFFGWNRVSKGFHLFSTWMVAVGSNLSAVWILVANAWMQHPVGQAFNPETARFEMQNFAEVAFSPYAVNKFVHATSSSMLMAALFIISISSYYLLRKRHVLMARRSIAVAAVIGLVASVFTIFNGDESAYEIAQVQPMKLAAFEGLYEGESGAGLVAFGLINQEKKVYDTQEPFVGFHVKIPGILSLMANRSFGSFVPGMRDLVYGNAEHNILGAAQKMERGKKAIASLDAYRQAKKDGDDAAAQTQLTTFNENKEFLGYGYLNKPEEAVPPVALSFNAFHVMVALGTLFPLIFFGYLYYTMKGKLEEKKWLLGLGTITYLLGMIASQAGWVVAEVGRQPWAIQDLLPVTIARTNLTTGTVQTTFFMFLILFTLLLIAEISIMVKQINIGPEEN; encoded by the coding sequence ATGATTGAAAACCTGGACCTCGGCATGGTCAACTGGGCACGCGCCCAGTTTGCCCTCACCGCGATGTACCACTGGCTCTTTGTGCCCCTGACCCTGGGCATAACCTGGATCATCGCCTTTTATCACTCCATTTACGTCAAGACCGGCAGTGAAGAGTGGAAACGCCTGACCAAATTCTGGATGAAACTCTTTGGCATCAACTTTGCCATCGGCGTCGCCACCGGCATCATCATGGAATTCGAGTTCGGCACCAACTGGTCCAACTACTCCTGGATGGTCGGCGATATTTTCGGTGCCCCCCTGGCGATTGAAGGCATCTTCGCCTTCTTCATAGAGGCCACCTTCTTTGCGGTCATGTTTTTCGGCTGGAACAGGGTCTCCAAGGGATTCCACCTCTTTTCCACCTGGATGGTCGCGGTCGGCTCCAACCTCTCCGCAGTCTGGATCCTGGTGGCCAACGCCTGGATGCAGCATCCTGTCGGCCAGGCATTCAATCCCGAGACCGCCCGTTTCGAGATGCAGAACTTTGCCGAGGTGGCCTTTTCTCCCTATGCGGTCAACAAATTCGTCCATGCCACCAGTTCCTCCATGCTGATGGCCGCCCTGTTCATCATCTCTATCTCCTCCTACTACCTGCTGCGCAAGCGGCACGTGTTGATGGCCAGGCGTTCCATCGCCGTGGCCGCAGTGATCGGTCTTGTCGCCTCGGTGTTCACCATCTTCAACGGCGATGAATCCGCCTATGAAATCGCCCAGGTGCAGCCGATGAAGCTGGCCGCCTTCGAAGGTCTCTACGAGGGCGAAAGCGGTGCAGGCCTGGTGGCCTTTGGTCTCATCAACCAGGAGAAAAAGGTCTACGACACCCAGGAACCTTTTGTCGGTTTTCACGTAAAAATCCCCGGTATCCTCTCGCTGATGGCCAACCGCTCCTTTGGCTCCTTTGTTCCAGGCATGAGAGATCTGGTGTACGGCAATGCCGAACACAACATTCTGGGTGCAGCGCAGAAAATGGAGCGGGGGAAGAAAGCCATCGCCAGCCTGGATGCCTACAGACAGGCAAAAAAAGACGGCGACGATGCAGCAGCCCAGACCCAGCTGACCACCTTCAACGAGAACAAGGAGTTCCTCGGATATGGCTATCTCAACAAGCCGGAGGAGGCCGTTCCGCCGGTGGCCCTGTCCTTCAACGCCTTCCACGTGATGGTCGCCCTCGGCACCCTGTTTCCGCTGATCTTCTTCGGGTATCTCTACTATACGATGAAGGGAAAACTGGAAGAGAAGAAATGGCTCCTTGGCCTGGGTACCATTACCTACCTGCTCGGCATGATCGCCTCCCAGGCCGGCTGGGTTGTGGCCGAGGTTGGCCGCCAACCCTGGGCGATCCAGGATCTGCTGCCGGTCACCATTGCCCGCACCAACCTGACCACCGGCACGGTACAAACCACCTTTTTCATGTTCCTGATCCTCTTTACCCTGCTGCTCATTGCCGAAATCAGCATCATGGTGAAACAGATCAACATCGGACCGGAGGAAAACTAA
- a CDS encoding hydantoinase/oxoprolinase family protein: MTAYSIGIDTGGTYTDAVLMEIESGKVVAWHKERTTHHDLSLGVGKALAGLLRQSVQADQVVRLSVSTTLATNAVVEGRGARVGLFVLGYVRHFKLPVVANIFIRGGHAITGEEDQPLDLETLIDTIPGLAKEVDSYAVCGAMSIKNPTHELVAKEAIALLDADKPIFCSHMVSEHPGMLERSATACLHAKLLPLMVDFLASIQRSMAGVGLECPVTIICGNGRGESLDKIVDQAAVTMASGPAATARFGAGEDTGTALVVDVGGTTTDVCLIKDGKPLLNKEGCVIGQWRTHVEAVDMYTAGAGGDSHLVCLADGRLQLKSSRVQPLAMTPHLPDPTTWLKTGLDEQLVVPVEGLDAEIVAADSILRFLAANGPSSPSRIDQQTGIGGIILEKRLERLMYLQRLVLVGFTPTDALHALGRLDIGDRSVSLAAARLLASEFGMEVEDFCRQAVKVTEDAIETILLTYLGRAVWEGDQSVPFLNRRDNDLFAVRFQLKLPLIGIGAAARSFLPAVAERLGTTVSFPEYCEVGNALGAALIGQESGIGG, from the coding sequence ATGACTGCCTATAGCATCGGCATCGATACGGGCGGCACCTATACCGATGCCGTCCTGATGGAAATTGAATCGGGCAAGGTTGTTGCCTGGCATAAAGAGAGAACCACCCACCATGATCTCAGCCTCGGCGTGGGCAAGGCCCTGGCCGGATTGCTGCGGCAGTCGGTGCAGGCCGATCAGGTGGTGCGGCTTTCGGTCTCCACCACCCTGGCCACCAATGCGGTGGTCGAGGGGCGCGGTGCCCGGGTCGGTCTGTTCGTCCTTGGCTATGTGCGCCATTTCAAATTGCCGGTGGTGGCCAATATCTTTATCCGCGGCGGACATGCCATCACCGGTGAAGAGGACCAGCCGCTTGATCTCGAGACCCTGATCGACACCATTCCCGGACTGGCCAAAGAGGTGGACAGTTATGCGGTCTGCGGGGCCATGTCGATCAAGAATCCGACCCACGAGCTCGTGGCCAAGGAGGCCATCGCCCTGCTTGATGCCGATAAGCCGATCTTCTGCTCCCATATGGTTTCCGAACATCCGGGAATGTTGGAGCGCTCGGCCACGGCCTGCCTTCACGCCAAACTGCTGCCGCTGATGGTCGATTTTCTCGCCTCCATTCAGCGATCCATGGCGGGTGTGGGGCTGGAATGTCCGGTGACCATCATCTGCGGTAACGGCAGGGGGGAATCTTTGGATAAAATCGTCGATCAGGCCGCGGTGACCATGGCCAGCGGTCCGGCCGCCACGGCCCGCTTCGGTGCCGGTGAGGACACGGGCACCGCCCTGGTGGTGGATGTCGGCGGGACCACCACCGATGTCTGCCTGATCAAGGACGGCAAGCCGCTGCTGAACAAAGAGGGGTGCGTGATCGGACAGTGGCGCACCCATGTCGAGGCCGTGGACATGTACACCGCCGGCGCCGGTGGCGACAGCCATCTCGTCTGCCTGGCCGATGGCCGACTGCAGCTGAAAAGCTCGCGGGTGCAGCCCCTTGCCATGACACCGCACCTGCCCGACCCGACAACCTGGCTGAAAACCGGCCTGGACGAGCAGCTGGTCGTACCGGTTGAAGGACTCGATGCGGAGATCGTCGCAGCCGATTCTATCCTCAGGTTCCTCGCTGCCAACGGCCCCAGTTCACCCAGTCGCATCGATCAACAAACCGGGATCGGCGGCATTATCCTGGAAAAACGGTTGGAACGGCTGATGTATCTGCAGCGGCTCGTCCTGGTGGGCTTTACCCCGACCGATGCCCTGCACGCTCTCGGGCGGCTGGATATCGGCGATAGATCGGTCAGCCTGGCCGCAGCCCGGTTGCTGGCCTCGGAGTTCGGTATGGAGGTGGAGGATTTCTGCCGACAGGCGGTCAAGGTGACCGAGGATGCGATCGAGACCATCCTCCTGACCTACCTCGGACGGGCGGTCTGGGAGGGGGACCAGAGCGTTCCTTTTTTGAACCGTCGCGACAACGACCTGTTCGCGGTGCGGTTTCAACTCAAGCTCCCCCTGATCGGGATCGGTGCGGCGGCCCGCAGCTTTCTTCCCGCTGTGGCCGAGCGGTTGGGAACCACGGTCAGCTTCCCTGAGTACTGTGAAGTCGGCAACGCCCTCGGTGCGGCTCTGATCGGGCAGGAGAGCGGCATAGGGGGCTGA
- a CDS encoding cytochrome c biogenesis protein CcdA produces MEFLLSQFDTYLQSSLIASVVIAFLGGVLASLTPCVYPMIPITAGVIGHANIGGSRWRGFGLSMTYVVGMALTYAALGVFASATGRFFGTINSSPWTYLVVGNVILLFGLGMLDVIQIPSYAGRLGAQRLGLGGIFLAGISSALVAGPCTTPVLGTLLAYTASTRSLAAGGMLLFAFSLGMGALLLAVGTFSSFLASIPRSGLWMVHIKRGMGFLMLGLAEYFFIKAGMLFF; encoded by the coding sequence ATGGAATTCCTGCTCAGCCAGTTTGATACCTACCTGCAATCCTCGCTGATTGCCTCGGTGGTGATCGCCTTTCTCGGCGGTGTGCTGGCAAGTCTCACCCCCTGTGTCTATCCGATGATTCCCATCACCGCCGGTGTGATCGGGCACGCGAATATCGGTGGTTCAAGGTGGCGCGGTTTCGGCCTTTCCATGACCTATGTCGTCGGCATGGCCCTGACCTACGCCGCCCTCGGCGTGTTTGCCTCTGCCACCGGCAGATTTTTCGGCACGATCAACTCAAGCCCCTGGACCTATCTCGTGGTGGGCAACGTCATTCTCCTGTTCGGGCTCGGCATGCTGGACGTGATCCAGATACCCTCCTATGCCGGTCGTCTCGGGGCGCAACGTTTGGGCTTGGGCGGCATTTTTCTCGCCGGCATCTCTTCCGCCCTGGTCGCCGGCCCCTGCACAACGCCGGTGTTGGGCACCTTGCTCGCCTACACCGCCTCAACCCGCAGCCTGGCCGCCGGAGGCATGCTGCTGTTTGCCTTCTCCCTCGGCATGGGGGCGTTGCTGTTGGCCGTGGGGACCTTTTCCAGCTTTCTCGCCTCCATTCCCCGCTCCGGACTCTGGATGGTGCATATCAAAAGAGGGATGGGTTTCCTCATGCTGGGGCTGGCCGAGTACTTTTTCATCAAGGCCGGCATGCTTTTCTTCTAA
- a CDS encoding acyl-CoA thioesterase, producing the protein MNKFGTTTLVVPQSAIDINGHVNNVQYVQWMQDAAMAHSASLGWPTERFLTLGKTWIIRSHSIEYYHSAYAGDLIEVHTWVANFQKIRSLRKYKFIRPADGVVLASAETLFIFCDLNKGRPVTIPPEVEVAYPIVSPDEEP; encoded by the coding sequence ATGAACAAATTTGGGACAACAACCCTGGTGGTTCCGCAGTCGGCCATCGACATCAATGGCCATGTCAACAATGTCCAGTACGTTCAATGGATGCAGGACGCAGCCATGGCCCATTCGGCATCGCTGGGCTGGCCGACCGAACGTTTTCTCACCCTGGGCAAAACCTGGATCATACGCTCGCACAGCATCGAGTATTATCACTCAGCCTATGCGGGCGATCTCATAGAAGTGCACACCTGGGTCGCAAATTTTCAAAAAATTCGCTCGCTGCGAAAATACAAATTCATTCGTCCGGCAGACGGAGTGGTGCTCGCCAGCGCGGAGACACTGTTTATCTTCTGCGATCTCAACAAAGGGCGCCCGGTGACCATCCCCCCCGAGGTGGAGGTGGCCTACCCCATCGTTTCCCCGGATGAGGAACCCTAA
- a CDS encoding Rrf2 family transcriptional regulator: protein MRLTRAAEYAIRCMIYLSRQGRGVLTSRQEIAAQADIPIHFLAKIAQDLAKAGLIEIRQGAKGGFILNKAPEAITLLEVVETMIGEIYLNDCIARPNGCKVSYHCAVHRVWLDAREQLRNTLRGVTFDQLITDTSCLPYPKAMLESKPIDASTHARGDLQ from the coding sequence ATGCGATTAACTCGAGCCGCCGAATACGCCATCCGCTGCATGATCTACCTCAGCCGTCAGGGCCGGGGAGTGCTAACCAGTCGCCAGGAAATCGCCGCACAGGCCGACATCCCGATCCACTTTCTGGCAAAGATTGCCCAGGATCTGGCCAAGGCCGGGTTGATTGAAATCCGCCAGGGGGCCAAGGGGGGGTTTATTCTCAACAAAGCCCCGGAGGCCATCACCCTGCTGGAAGTGGTGGAAACCATGATCGGCGAGATCTACCTCAACGACTGCATCGCCCGCCCCAATGGATGCAAGGTCAGCTATCACTGCGCCGTGCACCGGGTCTGGCTGGATGCCCGCGAGCAGCTGCGCAACACCCTGAGAGGGGTCACCTTTGATCAGCTGATCACCGATACCTCCTGCCTCCCCTACCCCAAGGCTATGCTCGAATCCAAGCCCATTGACGCCAGCACGCACGCCCGAGGAGACCTGCAATGA